In Humulus lupulus chromosome 6, drHumLupu1.1, whole genome shotgun sequence, a single genomic region encodes these proteins:
- the LOC133781496 gene encoding UPF0481 protein At3g47200-like, whose product MRERESMAGKEDDVQTPVGEQQEQTSTERKNIGGKKDDVVIPVCEQQEQTSTERKNIGGKRDDVVIPVGEQQEQTSTERKNIGGKKDDVVIPVCEQQQEQNPIERARMVRNLFDRPSNMFKQGSVDTPFHDQQEQPSTHQQPSSSIELQTAEEALLRCLDNAVNKIKKIKKNAQGSQTKIVKIQKIPDFIRRKKISNEDYIQPNEIAIGPIHHGDTSGQLTKTNLKHKLAARFIHESGKTGEALLKEFKHKSNKYRELKKIFEKKVARKHEKHKLGTMLFLDGCSVLQFIDSYVNNSILECDNNISICQVEEIRHDLLLLENQIPFKALVILMRSSNKRVKLAESVYRFISMNIMAPESCYEERLKQNISNIPKQLFEGNNVPVHLLDLLRSELLFTELTHRSEEHSPPKQEKEEGGDSANLLSSYYKRSYRNVQDLKEVGIVLKPDYSKGLRSVSFSSPLFNFGQLKLPPLIVDESTKQKLLNLVAYEMCPGGNNKKNYAVSSYLRLLNSLIDSEQDVKDLRSAHILRNHLGSDQEVAELFNTFGSILVPHDAYSSVKKDIQKYYDNKIVSWNAQFCRQYCRNPWTILALLAALAAFILTGIQTYYSANPKHE is encoded by the exons atgagagagagagagagcatggCTGGTAAGGAGGACGATGTGCAAACTCCCGTTGGTGAGCAACAAGAGCAGACTTCGACTGAGAGAAAAAACATTGGTGGTAAGAAGGACGATGTGGTGATTCCCGTTTGTGAGCAACAAGAGCAGACTTCGACTGAGAGAAAAAACATTGGTGGTAAGAGGGACGATGTGGTGATTCCCGTTGGCGAGCAACAAGAGCAGACTTCGACTGAGAGAAAAAACATTGGTGGTAAGAAGGACGATGTGGTGATTCCCGTTTGTGAGCAACAACAAGAACAGAATCCGATTGAGAGAGCACGGATGGTGAGAAACTTGTTTGATAGACCATCAAACATGTTCAAGCAGGGCAGTGTGGACACTCCATTTCATGATCAACAAGAGCAGCCTTCGACTCATCAGCAACCGAG TTCTAGCATTGAGCTGCAAACTGCTGAAGAAGCACTGTTAAGATGCCTTGATAATGCcgtaaacaaaattaaaaaaattaaaaaaaatgctcAGGGCTCACAGACGAAGATAGTCAAGATACAAAAGATTCCAGACTTCATCCGGAGAAAAAAGATATCTAACGAGGATTACATTCAGCCAAATGAGATTGCAATCGGTCCTATTCATCATGGTGATACCAGCGGGCAGTTGACAAAAACTAATCTCAAGCATAAGTTGGCGGCTAGATTTATTCATGAGAGCGGCAAAACTGGGGAGGCTTTGCTGAAAGAATTCAAGCATAAATCCAATAAGTATCGGGAACTAAAGAAAATCTTCGAAAAAAAGGTAGCACGTAAACATGAGAAACACAAACTGGGGACGATGTTGTTTTTAGATGGGTGTTCAGTACTCCAATTTATAGATAGCTATGTTAATAATAGCATATTAGAGTGTGATAATAATATTAGCATTTGCCAAGTAGAAGAGATTCGTCATGATTTGTTGTTGCTGGAGAATCAAATTCCCTTTAAAGCACTCGTGATATTGATGAGGTCGAGTAACAAAAGGGTTAAATTGGCAGAAAGCGTCTATCGTTTTATTTCTATGAACATTATGGCACCGGAATCATGTTACGAGGAACGGCTCAAACAGAACATAAGCAATATACCGAAACAACTTTTTGAAGGTAATAACGTGCCTGTTCATCTTCTTGACCTTCTCAGATCAGAGCTCTTATTTACTGAACTGACTCATCGGTCTGAGGAGCACTCACCaccaaaacaagaaaaagaagaggGTGGAGACTCTGCTAATTTGCTTTCCTCCTACTACAAACGGTCGTATCGCAACGTTCAAGATCTCAAGGAAGTTGGCATAGTGTTAAAGCCTGACTATTCTAAGGGCCTCAGATCTGTATCTTTCTCATCTCCATTATTTAATTTTGGTCAACTTAAGCTTCCACCCTTGATTGTGGACGAGTCAACGAAACAAAAGTTGTTGAACCTGGTTGCTTATGAAATGTGCCCCGGTGGTAACAATAAGAAAAACTACGCTGTGAGTTCTTATTTGAGGTTGTTGAATTCACTCATTGACAGTGAACAAGATGTTAAAGACCTGAGATCAGCACACATACTTCGAAATCATCTTGGTAGCGACCAAGAAGTAGCTGAATTGTTCAACACTTTTGGCAGCATTTTGGTGCCCCATGATGCTTATTCCAGTGTCAAAAAGGACATACAAAAGTACTACGACAATAAGATCGTTTCTTGGAATGCTCAGTTCTGTAGACAATATTGTAGAAATCCATGGACTATCTTGGCTCTTTTGGCTGCACTGGCGGCATTTATATTAACAGGGATTCAGACTTATTACTCTGCCAACCCTAAACATGAGTGA